The Lytechinus pictus isolate F3 Inbred chromosome 15, Lp3.0, whole genome shotgun sequence genome contains a region encoding:
- the LOC129277521 gene encoding peroxiredoxin-6-like produces the protein MVNLGEIFPTFAADTTIGQIEFHSWLGDSWGILFSHPADYTPVCTTELGMVAKLTDEFKKRDVKLIALSCDDVDSHKGWIEDIKTNSGFSQDWPYPIIADQKRDLAVKFGMLDPDEKDDAGMALTARCVFIIGPDKKLKLSILYPATTGRNFDEILRVIDSLQLTATKRVATPANWTSGNECMVLPNIPDEEARKLFPNFRKQDVPSGKNYMRFTPQP, from the exons ATGGTGAATCTTGGTGAAATATTCCCTACCTTTGCGGCTGATACCACCATAGGCCAAATCGAATTTCATTCTTGGCTCGGTGATTC TTGGGGAATTCTCTTCTCTCATCCTGCGGACTACACTCCAGTATGTACCACAGAACTGGGAATGGTTGCCAAACTGACAGACGAGTTTAAAAAGCGAGATGTGAAGCTTATTGCTTTGTCATGTGATGATGTAGACAGCCACAAGGGATGGATTGAG GACATCAAAACTAATTCTGGCTTCTCGCAAGATTGGCCATACCCAATTATTGCAGACCAAAAGCGTGATCTTGCCGTCAAGTTTGGTATGCTTGACCCTGATGAGAAAGATGATGCTGGAATGGCTCTCACTGCTCGTTGT GTGTTTATCATTGGACCAGACAAGAAGCTTAAGCTGTCCATCCTTTATCCAGCTACTACTGGCAGAAACTTTGA TGAGATTCTCCGTGTTATCGACTCTCTCCAGTTGACAGCTACGAAAAGAGTCGCAACCCCAGCAAATTGGACG AGTGGCAACGAGTGCATGGTGCTTCCAAATATTCCAGATGAGGAGGCTCGAAAGCTCTTCCCGAACTTTAGGAAGCAGGATGTCCCATCAGGAAAGAACTACATGCGATTTACCCCTCAACCCTAA